The sequence below is a genomic window from Microbacterium abyssi.
TCGCTGGTCGAGACCCAGGACGTCGCCGTGCAATGCAAGTAGAAGTCCGACGCCTTCCCCTGCCCACGCTTCTCTCCAGGTGCGTAGCTGACGTAGAGGAACTTCTGCGACCGCGTCACCGCGACGTAGAACAGTCGCGTTTCGTCGGACATGCCGCCCTTGTACCGCTCACCGTTGACCACGGCGTCGTCGGCGATGATGTGCGGGATGACCTGAGTCCCACCCATCCCCCGCATCGGAAATCGCCCCTGACGAAGGAATGGGATGAAGACCGCCGGCCACTGCAAGCCTTTCGACCGGTGCACCGTGGATATCACCACCGCGTCGGGCTGCACATATCCGGCATCATCGTCCGATTCCTCGTAGACGCCCGGCGCTTGAAACGTCAAGAACCCGAGGAACGACTCGTACTTCCGCGCGGGCGATGATGCGAAGTGGATCGCTTCGAAGTCCGAGATCACCTGGGAGAACTTTCCAAGTTGATACATGACAAGCTCTCGACGACGGGCATCACCGGGGACCGTCTCCTCGCGAAGCCCCAGCGCGCTGAGTGCGGCCAAGTACAGACGCTGGATGTTGTATGTTCCCCACCGGTCACTCTTCTCGAAGTCGGCCCCGTCGTCGAGCACGTCGATCAGCTGCTGCCAATGCAAGGCGTCCGGCACGAGATCGGCAGCGTCCCACAAGTTGCGCAAGTCTGCCGCTGTGATGTCGTCCATCATGTAGCGGAACAGTCCGACGCATGCCTGGATTTCGGGTGCGTCGAACAACCGAGCGAGTCCCTTGATCAGGAAGGGGATGCCTCGGCGTTTGAACTCGTTGACGAGAGCATCCGCGTCCTTGACCGACCGGAACAGCACCGCGCAATCCGACCAGGAGAGACCGCGCGGTTCTGCACCGGGCTTGTCGACGAACGGCATCCCTTGCAGATCCTCGATGCGCTCGGCGATCCAGGTCGCCTCCTCGACGACATCCTCGAACTGTAGAGCGAGCATGTCACCGCGCTGCCACTCCTGGTGCGAAGCGTGAACCATCTTCTTCGCGAGGCGTTCACTGGAGTTGAGCCGCTCGGCGACGCTGCGGCCGAGCTCGACGACTCCCTTCGTCGAGCGAAAGTTGTCAGCGAGTTCGATCGTCCGCACGTCCGCGTAGCGGTTCGCGAACGAGATGATGTTCGAGACCTCCGACCCGCGCCACTGATAGATCGTCTGGTCGTCGTCACCCACGACGCACAGGTTCGCGCCGTAATGAACGAGTCGTTCGACCAGTCGCTCCTGGATGGGGTTCACGTCCTGGTATTCATCGACGATGACGAATCGAACCTCGTCTCTGACGTGGTCGCGCAGCACGCGTTCTGACGACGACAGATCATCCGTCGTCTCCACCTTCTGCAGGAAGTCAACGGCTTGAACCATCATCGACGTGTAGTCGAAGTACTTCCGATTCACGAGCAGCTCACGGTACGAGGCAAGACTCGACGCCACCGCTTCGCGCACCTTGGAGAAGTCGACTTCGTCCTCCTGCAGGATCGAAAGCGCCGATTTGTACGTGCGCGTATCGACAAAGCGCCGTAGGGGCGCCTCAGTCCCTTGGACGAGCTTGGTGCAGGTCGTCAGTCCAGAGTTCTTGCTCTCCCGGTCGATGAGCAGCTGCTGGGTGATGTCGGTGAGCACGCCGTACTTGAACGTCTCGGGCACGTACGTCTGTAGCAGATCGAGACAGTACCCGTGCATCGTGCCGATATACATCTCGGCCAGTCCGACGACCTCGCCGATCTCCGCCTTCACGACGGAATGCACGCGCTCCTTCAGTTCCGCGGCCGCCTTCTCTGTGAATGTGAAGGCGATCACGTTGGCGGGGCTCACACCGGGCTGCGCCAAGATGTGCGCGATCCGCTGCGCGAGCACCTGCGTCTTTCCCGACCCGGCGCACGCGATCAATTGGAGCGTGCTCGTCACCTCGGTGATCGCCGTCTCCTGCGACGGCGTGAACGTCAACGTGCTCATGCGTACTTCGCTCCGAACTCTGAACCGAACAGGTCGCTCGCGCTCCCCTTGGTCTCACGAACGACCTCGCGGACCGCCGGATCGAGCATGTCAAGCACCCGCAGCTCGCCCGACGAGCCGGACGCCCCCGACGTACCAATCGAGTCGATCCGGTGGAAGGCGTGGCCGTGTTGTTCTGCGAATGCCGCGAGCCCCCTCAGCTTGACGATCGAGTCATCGAGGTGCGTGCCGTGCGGGTCGACGATCGACGGACGGATCTCACCGTTCACGAGCGTGAAGATCAGAAAGTCCGGATGCAGCGTGCGCCAGTTTCCGGAGCCGTCACGGTAAGGCACTCCGAGGGAGTCCGGGCGCGTAACCGACGGATTGCGGTACCACGCGACGCAGTCGACCCGCTCGACTTCCTTTCGAACGACCGGACGTTCCCAGCCGTTCAGGCTAGAGAGAGGGAACTGGCCCTCCTCATCGGCCATCAGGTGCTTGTCGATGAGCTCCGCCGACTTGACCTGGTCGTTCTCGATCTCGGCGAAGTCCTCGAGTCGGGACTTCGGCCGCGCGAGCGGGGTCACCTGCGGCTCGACTGCCTCAGCACGGATCTCGTCGTACGCATCGCGTCGCTCGTCTGCCAGGCCGCGGAGTGCCACCCGATGCTCGCCGAACCAGTCGGACACGATCTCCTTGGCCGCCTGATCGATCTTCTCCCGCACATTCGGCACGGTCGCGAGAGCGGCCGCCTTCACGAAGGCACCCCGCAGGGCGTCGTCGCTGTCGTCGACTTCCGGATCGGCGATGAAGTCGACGTACGACTGCGCGATGTCTGCACCAAACGCGCGCTTCGCCTCTTCGAATGCAACGCGTATCGCGCGCTCGTCCGCTCGCTCGTTGAAATCGGAGTAGCTGACCTTCTTACTGGCGGTCCGACCCGAGATCGTCATGCCTCGTACGGTCAGCACCTCGATCTCCGCATTGCGAAGATCGCCGTCATAACGAGCGGCCAATGATTCAAGAGTGTTGTGCATCTGTCTCTTCACCGACGCGACAGCACCTTCGCGGATGTTGTCTGCTGCGAGCGCCTGCGCGAGACTGACGAGCTGCTTGACGGCTCGCGAACCACGGCGCGGGATCACCATGTGAGGCAGCTGATCCCAGCAGTCCCACACCGCGTCCGGGATCGCGGCGTTCGGCACGAGCTCACGCGGATCGAACAGAACCTTCTGTCCGGTGGTCGGCATCGACTCCGTGGCACCGGTGAGGTACTTGACGACGTGGCCGGCCGTGGTGCGATCGAAGTGCGGCAGGATGCAGTCGACCGAATTCAGGCGGTCCTCGCCGGGGATGCGCCGCGCAAGCGGCGTGCGCACCATGCGTCCGAGCAGCTGCGTGATGTGCGTGTGATCCTTCGCCGGACGGAACGAAACGAGAACTTCAGCGCGAGGGCAGTCCCACCCCGTCGAAATGCCGTCCTTGGCGATGAGCACACGCACCTGAGTCTCGTCCTGCACACGCTGCGGTTCGATCCAGTCAATCTCCCACGACCCGAAAGTAAGGGCCTTGTGTTCGCCGAGAACGTGGCGCACTCCGGTTGAGGTGAGCTCGCCGAGCTCCGCCTGGATCGTGTCGAGCCAAAGGCCGACGTCATCCACGTTCTCGGTGTTCGGGATCTGCAGGACGAGTAGCGGAACGACCCTGTCTGAAGAAGTTTCGCCGGGGAGCGCCTTCTGTTCGGCGAGATAACGCCCCCAGCGTTTCGCCGACTCCCTGAGCTTTCGGGCGGCGCGGGTCGTTAGTGTCGTCTCGAGGTTGCCCGCTTCGGCGGGGATGTCGAGTGCGATGACGTCCTTGATGAGGCCGGACTGCTGTACTCGGGCGGGATCCACGGTGACCGGCGGTAGCGTCGTCCGCCCTTCGACCGCGGCGTCCTTCATCGCGTCGGTGAAACGGTCGATCGTCGCCGAGATTCCCCACACCACGGGGATCGGAAGCCCTGTCATCTCTCCGCTGACGAGACGCCGCACGATCGTCGGCTTGTCTCTGGATGCTTTGCCGGTGAACCCTCGGTGCGCCTCGTCGAGGACGAGGTAGACGGTGAGGCCCTCGTCCTCGATCGTGTTCTCAAGCGTCTCCCAAATGTTCCACGCCAGGTCGTCCGGAGCCACCATGCTCTCGCCGCGGGCATCCGCCTCGTATGTCTGCTCGGCTCCCCTTGTGAGGAGCGATGTCTTCGACAGTCGCTGGGTGTTGAGGAAGTAGACGTGCTGCGGCTCGAGCGTCGGGAGTGCGAACGGCGGCTTGATCGTCACGAGTCGGTCGTAGGACAGCTTCTCCGATGCCTGAACCAGTCGCCGTTTCGTCTGCTCGTTAAGGTTCGGATCGTCGGAGAACCAGATGACGACGGCGCCCGGGTCGGGTTGGAACTCGAGTTCGGAGTCGCCGTAGAAGAGCGCCTCGATGGCGGCCGCCGCCATGACGGTCTTGCCGGCGCCGGTCGTCGCAGTCAGCGCGAACGACGTCTCCATCCCGTCGCGCTGATACAGCGTGCGAGCGCGACGGAGGTTGTCGAGTGTCTGGACGACGGCGTCACGCTGATAGTCCTTGAGCTTGTACCTCATCGCGCACCCCGCATCGCGTCGATCTCGAAGTTGCGCAGGTAGGAGTCATAAAGGCGCACAACCTCGACTTCTGCGGGCAACGCCCCGGCGATCGCCTCGAAGAAGCGGTCTTCATCGGTGACGATGAATGCGATCGAAGCATCGGATGCCGCGGTCATCGCCTCGACGAAAGCGTCGGTCTTGTCCATGTCGTCGATCACGCCATATGTTTCGGCGACGTCCCATCCGTTCGGCAACTCCTCGATGCGGCGTCCGCGCGAACCAGCCCTCAGCCAGAGCAGCGACGAAATCTTCTCGAACTCGCGGTGCGACTGCACACGCATGGACGCCTCGTAGGTGAGCGTGAAGAACTCGACGTTCTGGTCGAGCCCTTCGGAGTAGATGGTGCCGTCGTCCCGCAGCCCAGAAGCGACCGTGGAAAGCCGCGGCCTCGTGACATGTTCGAAGACGCCGCTCCGACGCCAACCGTCATCCCCAGGCCGCAACCCCTCCTTGATCAACCGCTTCGAGTCCTTCGCCGCAAGTTCATTGTTGGTGACGAGGATGCAGTTGCGAGTGCCACCGTCAGCATTGTTTAGTCGCATCACGGCTTCTGCCGTGGAGCCAGAGCCCCCGAAGAAGTCAAGTATCACGGCGTCGTCAGGCGCAATAAGCCTCAGCCAGCGAGCCAGTACGTCGACATCTTTAGGGTTCGGAAAGCGACGATCTCCGAACACCTTTGCCAGTTGACCCGAGGCGCGATTCCGGTCCTGCGAAAAGACGGACTCAGCGACACGAGTGTCCATCTCCTCAAGACGGTAAATCTCGCTGGGAATGCGACTTTCATCGTCCCCGAAGTACACTCGTCCAGCGGCCACACGCCGATCCATCTCATCGTTGCTGTACCGCCAACCGTTCGCAGGCACAGCAGTCGGGCGCTGTGTAATCGGATGAGTCAGCGGTCTTCTGGAGCGATTGGGTCGAGGTTCCGGCGCCACCATGCTGCCATCAGTTCGAATGGGTCGACCATTCTCGTCAAGGGATGAGTATCGGGCGATGGCGTCGAATCCTTTGCCCTTTCCCAAAGACTTGAGCCACGCACGCCATTGACGCTGCGCGTCAGCAGACTCAACCGCATGCGCCCAAATCCCAGCAGCCATTGCAAGCGCTTCATCCAATCCTGGTTTCTTTTCACGCCACTGAACTTCGGCCTGCACTAAGGCCGGCTCATCCTTGGCGTAGACGAGCATGTAGTCTGCTCCGTTCGACACGTAGCGCGTATAGCTCTTCGCGCCTCCTTGCCATACCACGTCTGACAGGAAGTTCTGCGCGCTGAACACCTGGTCCATCAGCATCCGCAACCGATGATGCTCCTCATCACCGATCGCAACGATGATCACTCCGGTGGGTGCAAGCAGCTCTTTGGCAAGCAGTAGCCGTCGCTCCATGAATGCCAGCCACTTCGAATGCCGATACATGTCGTCGCTCGACACATACTTGTCGTTGTAAATCCACCCATCGTTGCCGGTGTTGTACGGCGGGTCGATGTAGATTGCATCAATCCTGCCGCGATGTGTGTACAGCAGCGCCTGTAGCGCGTGATAGTTCTCGGCGTTGATCACCGAGTGAAAAGGCTTGCCTCCGCCGCGCTCGATCCTCCCCGTCGAAACGAGCCCTGGGTAGATGGGGTCGCGGAACTCCGCGACCACCACGAGATCAGCAACGTCTACCGTCGTTGCATCCATCTTGTCGCCCGTTCCGCGGGCCTCAAGATCGGCGGTTCGGGCATCCGAGTCGCCGCTGAGACTCGTGACCGTCCACAACTGATCTTCACCGCCCTTAGGCGTTTCGCCCCGCGGCGGCAGTATGTGAACTTTGTCTCCGACACGAGGACGCCGCCCCGGCAGCTCCACTGCTTCAGGGGTGTGCCGTTCAAAGTTGAGTCCGAACGCTCGCCGTTGCGCCAGCTGATTCACCTCACGCGCAAGACGATCGCCGAGCTCAGCGTTCGTTGCGCGTACCTGTTTGATCAGCTCATGGATGTACGCCACCGCAGCCCTCCCCAGGGTTCCTCAACCCCGGGAAGGTACTTGTACCCGGGTTTGTTAACCCTGGCACAAGTCACAGACATTGCTGACGCTTGATGGGTGCCCCGAATCCCGTCCGCCGCAGCCGAGCACATCGGGGCCAAGATCGTCGCCAAGCGCAAGCACTTCGGGTTGACGCAGGACGATCTCGCCTCACTCACGCGGATCGATTCGTCGAACATCCGCAGCTACGAATCAGGGCGCGCGATGCTGAGCGTTCAGACGCTCGTGCGCATCGCCGAGGCACTGAAGACCGAGCCGGGAGAACTGCTCGACGGACTCACCTCAGAGATGTTCGGCGAGGCCGCCGCGCCGAAGCGGCGCGCGGGATAGGCGAACCTGCGATCTCGAGACGGGCGCGCGGACGTCGGTACGCTGATGCCATGACGTACGTCAACGCCGGCACCCTGGGCGCCGTCCCTGGAAAACGCGATGAGCTCGTCTCGCTGCTCACGCAGCGCAATGAACGGCTTCGCGACCTCGGCTGCACCCTCTACGAGGTGGGCATAGACGATGACGAGCCGAACGTGGTCTTCGTCGTCGAGCTCTGGGAGAGCGCCGGAGCGCACCAGGACTCCCTGAGTCAGCCCGATGTCATGGCTGCCATCGCCGAGGCCAGGCCTCTCTTGAACGGACAGTTCGGCGGGTTCCGCTTCACCGTGGCAGGGTCACCACTTCGCGACTGAGGACGCCACCCCTCGTCCGAGTCGGTCGATGACCGGGCCGGCAGCCGGCGACTAAGCCCGCGACTAAGCCGGTGGCTACGCCCGCGACTGCGGCCGCGTCGCACCCCGCGTGTCCAGCGCGAGCTCCTCCGCATCGATCGCGGTCATGAGCTCGCGCATCAGCTCCTCGTCGAGGTTGTCGGCGTCACGCTCCGCGAGCAGCACCTCGCGCCGCACGTGCAGCCAGCCCTTCGACAGCTCCACCAGGTCGTCATAGGAGGGGCGAGGCATCGAATCCTCGACCTCCTGAGCACGATCGGTGTCCGTCTCGACCCGCGTCATCCTCGTCGCGAACAGGTCGAACGCTTTCATCTCGGCCTCGCCGTACTTCGCCGCCCACGCCTCGCGCTGCTCCGCCAGGAACGTCTTCCCGGCCTCGCGACTCCGAGCTCGCACGGCGGCCATCGCCGCAGCATCCGAATCGCGATCCGAATCACCGGCGACCCCCAACCGGCGGATCAGAACGGGCAGCGTCAGCCCCTGCAGCAGCAGGGTTGCAACCGTAACGATGAACGCCACCACGACGATCGCGTGCGCGGACTTCACATCGAGCGCCGCCAGATCAGAAGCGGCGAGCGCCGTCGCCAGCGTCACCACACCGCGCATCCCCGCCCACGAGATGACAGCGTTGTCCTTCCAGTCCAGCGCCGGTTCGGTCAGACGCCTCCGCATCTGCTCTTCGGTGAGCGGACGGCGCCCCGGGCCGCGCGCAGGAGACGCGAACCTCCCCGACGCGACCATCCGCTCCCACCGCCGCAACCGGCTCCGCTCCCGCCACCGCGCCCAGGCGTGCGCGGGATAGATGTAGAGCGGCCGCACCACCAGCACCGCGAGCAGCACCGCCCCCGACAGCCCCAGGATGTGCACCACCGACTCCGACCCCAGATCGCTCAGCACCCGGGGGAACTGCAGCCCGATGTATGCGAAGACGAAGCTCTCCAGCAGCAGGTCGGCCGACAGCCACAGCGGCGCCTCCTGCTGCCTGGTCGTGTAATCCGTGCGCGGAGCGTTGAACCCGACGTACAGCCCCATCGCGACCACCGCGAGCACACCCGAACCGCCCAGGTGCTCGGCGATCGCATACGCCCCGAACGGCACGAGCAGCCCGAACGTCCCGATCACCACGGGATCGGCCACCCGCATGCGCAGCTGGTGCAGCACGATGCCGAACACCAGCCCGACCACGACCCCGACGACAACCGCGACGACGAACTGCCAGATGCCGTCCCACACTGTGAGCGTCGCCCCCGCGATCACCGCGGCGAACACCCGATACAGCGTCAGCGAGGTCGCATCGTTGATGAGGCTCTCCCCCGACAGCACCGTCATGACGCGTCTCGGCAGCCCGAGCCTCCGGCCGATCGCGGCTGCGGACACCGCATCCGGCGGCGCCACGATCGCGCCCAGCAGCAGTGCGCCAGGCAGCGTGAGCGCCGGCATGATCAGCCACGCCACGAGTCCGACCACGGCGGTCGTGATCAGCACCAGCCAGATCCCGAGTCTGCGGATCTGCGGCAGGCTGCGCTTGAACCCGACGAACGACACATCCAGCGCCGCCGAGTACAGCAGCGGCGGAAGCACCAGATTCAGCAGCAGATGCCCGTCGATCTCGATCTCGGGGACGAACGGCAGGAAGGATGCCGCGAGCGCCACGACCGTGACCAGCAAGGGTGCCGGCCACCCCCGCCATCGTGCGATGGCCGCCACGACCACAGCACCGACGAGCACATAGAAGAAGGTGGCGTCCATGCGAAAAAGACTAACGGCGCGCTGTCATGGGGAATGCCCGCAACTCGTGAGCAGTTGCACCGGACGATGACTGCTGCAGCCCCCGCCCTGTCCGTGCTCGACCTCGTTCCGGTGCGCACCGGCCAGACCAGCGCCGAGGCCATCGCCTCCTCCCTGTCGCTCGCCGAGATCGCCGATCGCCTCGGCTACCGCCGCTACTGGTTCGCCGAGCACCACAACATGCCGGCCGTGGCATCCACCACTCCCCCGGTCCTCATCGCCGCGGCCGCCTCGCGCACGGAGACGATGCGCCTGGGCTCCGGCGGCGTGATGCTCCCGAACCACGCGCCGCTCATCGTCGCCGAGCAGTTCGCCGCCCTCGAGGCGATCGCGCCGGGCCGCATCGACCTCGGCCTCGGCCGCGCGCCAGGCAGCGACCCGGTCATCACCCAGCTGCTGCGGGGCTCGGGCACGACGAGCGATGTCGAGCAGTTCCCCCGCCACGTGCAGGACATCTCGCTGCTCCTGGGCGGCGAGGGCGCCACCGTCCGCTTCACCTCCGGCGGCGAGTACAACGTCCACTCGACACCGGCAGCGGTCGGCACTCCCGAGGTGTGGCTGCTCGGCTCGAGCGACTACTCGGCGCAGCTCGCGGCATCCCAGGGCCTGCCCTACGTCTTCGCCAACCACTTCTCCGGCCAGGGACTCGAACGCGCGCTCGACCTGTACCGCACCGGCTACCAGCCGAGCGAAGCCCACCCCGAACCGCGTACGTTCCTGACCGTGAACGCCGTCGCCTCTCCCACCGCCGAGGAGGCGGAGGCCCGCGCGCTCCCACAGCTGCGCATGATGGCCCGCCTGCGCCTGAACAAGCCGCTCATCGCCCTCGAGACGGTCGAGGAGGCACTCGCCGCCGCCACGGACCCCGCGACCGAACAGGTCATCGAGGCCGCCCGTTCACGCTGGTTCGTCGGCACCGGATCGTCCGTCGCGACGGAGCTGCGCGAGTTCGCGGCGAAGTTCGGCGTCGACGAGGTCATGCTGTCCCCCGTGGCCGGCGCGTACGAGTCCGAATCGATGGATGCCGCGACCGGCCGCGCCCAGACCCTGGAGCTCGTCGCCGCCGCTCTGTGAGCGCCCCGCGTCGCCCTCGCTCGCATGCGGGATGCTTTTCGTCGGTCATGCGGCGCTCACAACCGACGAACAGCATCCAGCGTCTCCGGCCCGACGCGGCGGGGACTAGCCGGATCGCCCGCGCGCGGGTACGGTCGGCAGTGTCGGAAGGAGTTCGGTCATGAGCACCACACGGACACGCGGCCTCTGGGTCGCGCACGGCACGAACGGGGTCGTCGGCAGCATCCGGCATGAAGAGGACGATTACGTCGTCGTCATGGTCGGAGCGGATGCCGAGACCGGGCGCTACCCGAGTCTCGAAGTAGCCAAGGGCGCGCTGTACTCGCACATGCGCCCTGGCAGCTCCTGGCCCAGATATCAGGAACACTGACGGCCGCGGCTTCGACTCGCTTCGCTCGCTCAGCCCGTCTCGTCTTCGTCGCTGCGCGACTCCGCTCAACGACCGGTGACTGCGGTCATCCGCGTCGAACGTGCACCCGCGGGTCGTTGAGCGAGCGCAGCGAGACGAAAGGCGCCCCGCGAGCCGGAGGCGAGTCGAAACGTCGCCTCCGTCCGCGGCATCCGCTTCAGGCCTCCGGCTCGCCGCTGATCAGCGCGCGCAGCCAGTCGCGCGCCTCGACGAAGACATCGTCGGCGTAGCGGTCCGGGTACTGCACGATCCGGCGGTCGGCGCGCGGGTACGACCCGAGGAACACCACGCGCGGGCTGAACCGGCGGATGCCGAGCAGCGCGTCGGCCATCCGCTCGTCGTGCACGTGGCCGTCCGCGTCGATCACGAACCGGTAGCGGCCCAGCGCATCGCCGATCGGACGCGACTCGATCAGCGACAGGTTGATGCCGCGCGTCGAGAACTGCTCGAGCATGTCGAGCAGAGCACCGGGGTGGTCGTGCGGCAGCTCGACGATCAGCGACGTCTTGTCGGCGCCGGTCGGATCGGGCGGCGTGGTCGTCCCGGTGACGAGCACGAAACGCGTGACGGCGGAGGTGTTGTCGCCGATCTCGGATGCCAGCACATCGACGTCGTAGTGCTGCACAATGTTCGGCGGCGCGATGGCCGCCTGCGCGGGCGAGGAGCCGTCGAGCACGCCGATCGCGGATGCCACGTTGCTCGCGGCAGGGACATGGGAGTGGTTCGGCAGGTGCTCCCCCAGCCAGCCGTGGCACTGCGCGTACGCGACGGGATGCGCGGCGATCACCGAGACATCCTCGAGCTTCGTGCCCTGCGGTGCGACGAGCACGAAGTTCACGCGCACCAGGTACTCGCCGATGATCCGGAGACCGGGGAGGGTGGCCAGAGCATCCTGCGTCGTCGAGACGCCGCCCTCGATGGAGTTCTCGATCGCGATCATGGCAGCGTGGCTGCGCCCCTCGAGGACGTCGGCGAGCGCCTCCCCGACGTTGTGGACGGGGCGCCAGTCCTGGCCGCGGGCCTCAGCGACCTGATCCAATGCCGCTTCGGTGAAAGTGCCCGCAGGGCCCAGATAGCTGTAGGTGCGCCGTTCAGTCACGCGTTTCACCTTAGCCCCGCGCGCGGAGAGGCGCGCGTGCGTCATCCGCGTGCGCGTGCGGCGAGATCGGGGCAGACTGTTCACATGACCAGCCGTGCCGGCCTCCCCGCGGAGGAAACTGACCTCATCGACGTCGACGCCCTCATCGCCGCGTACTACGACCGGCATCCGGATCCGTCCGACCCGGCCCAGCGCGTCGTGTTCGGAACGAGCGGCCACCGCGGCTCGTCACTGACGGGCAGCTTCAACGAGAACCACATCCTCGCGACCACGCAGGCGATCGTCGACTACCGCCGTTCGCAGGGGATCACCGGTCCCCTCTTCCTCGGCCGCGACACTCACGCCCTCTCCCTGCCTGCCGAGCGCAGCGCGATCGAGGTGCTCATCGCGAACGGCGTCGACCTCCGCGTCGACTCCCGCGACTCGTACGTGCCGACACCGGCGCTCAGCCACGCCATCCTCGCCCACAATCGGAACCTCGCCCCGGATGCCGCGGGCCGCGCCGACGGCATCGTCGTGACCCCCTCGCACAACCCGCCCCGCGACGGCGGCTTCAAGTACAACCCGCCGCACGGCG
It includes:
- a CDS encoding LLM class flavin-dependent oxidoreductase, with the protein product MTAAAPALSVLDLVPVRTGQTSAEAIASSLSLAEIADRLGYRRYWFAEHHNMPAVASTTPPVLIAAAASRTETMRLGSGGVMLPNHAPLIVAEQFAALEAIAPGRIDLGLGRAPGSDPVITQLLRGSGTTSDVEQFPRHVQDISLLLGGEGATVRFTSGGEYNVHSTPAAVGTPEVWLLGSSDYSAQLAASQGLPYVFANHFSGQGLERALDLYRTGYQPSEAHPEPRTFLTVNAVASPTAEEAEARALPQLRMMARLRLNKPLIALETVEEALAAATDPATEQVIEAARSRWFVGTGSSVATELREFAAKFGVDEVMLSPVAGAYESESMDAATGRAQTLELVAAAL
- the pheA gene encoding prephenate dehydratase is translated as MTHARLSARGAKVKRVTERRTYSYLGPAGTFTEAALDQVAEARGQDWRPVHNVGEALADVLEGRSHAAMIAIENSIEGGVSTTQDALATLPGLRIIGEYLVRVNFVLVAPQGTKLEDVSVIAAHPVAYAQCHGWLGEHLPNHSHVPAASNVASAIGVLDGSSPAQAAIAPPNIVQHYDVDVLASEIGDNTSAVTRFVLVTGTTTPPDPTGADKTSLIVELPHDHPGALLDMLEQFSTRGINLSLIESRPIGDALGRYRFVIDADGHVHDERMADALLGIRRFSPRVVFLGSYPRADRRIVQYPDRYADDVFVEARDWLRALISGEPEA
- a CDS encoding methyltransferase; this encodes MSTTRTRGLWVAHGTNGVVGSIRHEEDDYVVVMVGADAETGRYPSLEVAKGALYSHMRPGSSWPRYQEH